The following coding sequences are from one Sphaeramia orbicularis chromosome 11, fSphaOr1.1, whole genome shotgun sequence window:
- the LOC115428167 gene encoding free fatty acid receptor 3-like — protein MLHSNFLLSGYIVTFLMGVPANILALCTFCRKVSRKATPIDVLLLNLTISDLIFLTFLPFKMKEASDNMAWLLPYSLCPFTGFIFYVTIYNSTLLLTAVGVERYLGVAFPLRYSLCRQPRYAVYASVMFWVVTSVNLSIVYIMPATKLKNGVEHSNDSAPTCYLDFTAEELSIVVKVRLELFLVLFCIPFIICCFCYINFILILSRLSNINRRRRLRAIGLALGTLLVFAVCFGPYNVSHVVGFARQESEEWRNVALLCSTFNACLDPIIFYFSSAAVRGVLNRCYKNIMAKLHILNCGRGRDSRMIKYQAEAPH, from the coding sequence ATGCTGCACAGTAACTTCCTGCTTTCCGGCTACATCGTCACCTTCCTGATGGGGGTTCCAGCCAACATCCTGGCGTTGTGCACCTTCTGCCGTAAAGTGTCCCGCAAAGCGACCCCGATAGACGTCCTCCTCCTGAACCTCACCATCTCTGACCTCATCTTCCTCACCTTCCTGCCGTTCAAGATGAAGGAGGCGTCGGACAACATGGCCTGGCTGCTGCCGTACTCCCTGTGTCCGTTCACCGGCTTCATTTTCTACGTCACCATCTACAACAGCACCCTCCTTCTCACGGCGGTCGGGGTGGAGCGCTACTTGGGCGTGGCCTTCCCCCTCAGGTACTCTCTCTGCCGCCAGCCACGTTATGCCGTGTATGCCAGCGTCATGTTCTGGGTGGTGACCTCTGTTAACCTCAGCATCGTCTACATAATGCCGGCGACCAAGTTGAAAAACGGCGTCGAGCACAGCAACGACAGCGCCCCCACCTGTTACCTGGATTTCACCGCAGAGGAGCTCAGCATCGTGGTGAAGGTCCGTCTGGAGCTCTTCCTGGTTCTCTTCTGCATCCCCTTCATCATCTGCTGCTTCTGCTACATCAACTTCATCCTCATCTTGTCGCGTCTGTCAAACATCAACAGGCGCCGCCGTCTGAGGGCCATCGGTTTGGCCCTCGGGACCCTGCTGGTGTTCGCCGTCTGCTTCGGCCCTTACAACGTGTCCCATGTGGTGGGCTTCGCCAGACAGGAAAGCGAGGAGTGGAGGAACGTGGCGTTACTGTGCAGCACCTTCAACGCCTGCCTGGATCCCATTATCTTCTACTTCTCGTCTGCAGCGGTGCGCGGCGTGTTGAATCGCTGCTACAAAAACATCATGGCAAAGCTGCACATCCTGAACTGTGGACGAGGGAGAGACTCGAGGATGATAAAGTACCAGGCAGAAGCCCCACATTGA